A window from Drosophila yakuba strain Tai18E2 chromosome 3L, Prin_Dyak_Tai18E2_2.1, whole genome shotgun sequence encodes these proteins:
- the LOC6533313 gene encoding carboxypeptidase B — MATISKRKTQTAKDRNRDAATTALRRLVIPRPDILHTYLEYKQINQYLEYLAQRYPHFVHVHILGHTHEKREVRALEINWMNSENVELSPQMREHAPRLFDHAPNGRFTVPVIHVGEHCRKTVFIEAGTHAREWITISTALNCIYQLTERYTRNIEVLRKLRFIIVPLVNPDGYEYSRTKNPKWRKNRRPHKSTKFVGTDCNRNYDVFWNSGPSKINRNTYKGESPFSEPETRAMRSILDRMSSNLLFFLSLHSYGQSIMYPWGYCRDNPLFWRELSSLANSGKSAIKSYNGREYRTGSISCLTKRTIAGSVVDYVYGVLKVPMALVMELPSRELGFQPPVEMISQIGHESWYGIREMCKRSYDLRNQIARENDPPMPAPRPSRYETSSEGVAIGKTSTSTEEATTAGGDCAKTTSKKKRSKRTVRTQHEDIVQLQNSFKARETQDLPEGIQVLPPGLFPRQMEPRYPPIKRSGLSRDGQGGGDGATLTSRGKPTISSQMPLVIR, encoded by the exons ATGGCCACCATATCCAAACGTAAAACTCAGACGGCCAAGGATCGCAATCGTGATGCTGCCACTACGGCGCTACGCAGACTGGTTATCCCACGACCGGACATCCTGCACACCTACCTGGAGTACAAACAGATCAATCAGTATCTGGAGTATCTGGCCCAGCGGTATCCCCACTTCGTGCACGTCCACATCCTGGGCCACACGCACGAGAAGCGTGAGGTACGCGCACTGGAGATCAACTGGATGAACTCGGAGAACGTGGAGCTATCGCCGCAGATGCGGGAACACGCACCGCGACTCTTCGACCACGCACCCAATGGACGATTCACCGTTCCGGTGATCCACGTGGGTGAGCACTGCCGGAAAACCGTCTTCATAGAGGCGGGCACACATGCCCGCGAATGGATTACCATCTCCACGGCCCTCAATTGCATCTATCAGCTGACGGAGCGATACACCAGGAACATCGAGGTGCTCCGGAAGCTTCGCTTCATCATCGTTCCGCTGGTCAATCCCGATGGCTACGAGTATTCCCGCACGAAG AATCCCAAGTGGCGCAAGAACCGACGGCCACACAAGTCCACCAAGTTTGTGGGCACTGATTGCAATCGAAACTACGACGTCTTCTGGAACAGCGGACCCAGCAAGATCAACCGCAACACATACAAGGGTGAAAGTCCTTTTTCCGAACCGGAGACCCGGGCCATGCGGAGCATTCTGGACAGGATGAGTTCGAATCTTCTGTTCTTTTTGTCCCTGCACTCGTATGGCCAAAGTATCATGTATCCTTGGGGCTACTGCCGTGACAATCCGCTTTTCTGGCGCGAACTAAGCTCCCTGGCGAATTCCGGCAAGAGTGCGATCAAGTCCTACAATGGCCGGGAGTACCGAACGGGAAGCATCAGCTGTCTGACCAAGCGAACCATTGCCGGATCCGTTGTGGATTATGTATACGGAGTGCTGAAGGTGCCGATGGCTCTGGTGATGGAGTTGCCATCACGAGAGCTCGGCTTCCAGCCGCCAGTGGAGATGATCAGTCAAATTGGACACGAGAGCTGGTATGGGATTCGTGAGATGTGCAAGCGCTCCTATGACCTGCGAAATCAGATTGCCCGTGAAAATGATCCACCAATGCCAGCACCGCGACCGTCACGTTACGAAACCAGTAGTGAGGGCGTGGCAATCGGGAAAACGTCAACGTCCACCGAAGAAGCCACTACGGCTGGTGGCGATTGTGCCAAAACCACGTCCAAGAAAAAACGATCAAAGCGCACGGTTCGCACGCAGCACGAGGACATCGTACAGCTGCAAAATAGTTTCAAGGCACGTGAAACACAGGACCTGCCCGAGGGCATTCAAGTCCTGCCTCCAGGACTCTTTCCGCGGCAAATGGAGCCGCGTTATCCACCGATAAAACGTTCTGGACTCAGTCGTGATGGGCAAGGTGGTGGAGATGGCGCCACTCTGACCAGCCGTGGCAAACCCACTATTTCTTCACAAATGCCGCTGGTTATTCGATGA